The proteins below come from a single Bryobacter aggregatus MPL3 genomic window:
- the rpsB gene encoding 30S ribosomal protein S2: MPSISMKELLEAGVHFGHQTKRWNPKMKEYIFGERNGIYIIDLQKTLKLFKDGMRFVGEMAAQGKNILFVGTKRQAQEAIAEEAARCGMYYINNRWLGGLLTNFTTVKGSIKRLRELETMSTEGTWGSRSKKEISRLERERKHLSQNLAGIKDMPGLPDMIFVVDSSKESIAVKEARRLSIPVVGVVDTNCDPDEVDYVIPGNDDALRAIKLFTSKIADAVIEGRALATEHDFQTAAQHLVTEEESTTSIDMSNYAQYVDPKYSEELMSETLINDIDLPSMSLPKKAPESEEAPVAEPVAAKAE, from the coding sequence ATGCCTTCGATTTCCATGAAAGAACTGCTCGAAGCAGGCGTTCACTTCGGGCACCAGACAAAGCGCTGGAATCCAAAGATGAAAGAGTACATCTTTGGCGAACGCAACGGTATTTACATCATTGACCTGCAGAAGACCTTAAAGCTCTTCAAAGACGGCATGCGCTTCGTAGGCGAAATGGCCGCTCAGGGCAAAAACATCCTCTTCGTCGGCACCAAGCGTCAGGCCCAGGAAGCTATCGCTGAAGAAGCTGCACGTTGCGGCATGTACTACATCAACAACCGCTGGCTCGGTGGCTTGCTCACCAATTTCACCACCGTCAAGGGTTCGATCAAGCGTCTCCGCGAGCTCGAAACCATGTCGACGGAAGGAACTTGGGGCAGCCGTTCGAAGAAGGAAATTTCCCGCCTCGAGCGCGAGCGCAAGCACCTCTCGCAGAACCTTGCCGGTATCAAGGACATGCCCGGTCTCCCGGATATGATCTTTGTCGTCGACTCCTCTAAGGAATCGATCGCCGTTAAGGAAGCACGTCGTCTCAGCATTCCCGTTGTCGGTGTCGTCGACACCAACTGCGATCCGGATGAAGTCGATTACGTGATTCCGGGCAACGATGACGCTCTGCGCGCCATCAAGCTCTTCACTTCGAAGATCGCTGACGCCGTCATCGAAGGCCGTGCTCTCGCCACCGAGCATGACTTCCAGACTGCTGCTCAGCACCTGGTCACCGAAGAAGAAAGCACCACTTCAATCGACATGAGCAACTATGCTCAGTACGTCGATCCGAAGTACAGCGAAGAGCTGATGAGCGAAACGCTGATCAACGACATTGACCTCCCGTCGATGTCTCTCCCCAAGAAGGCCCCCGAGAGCGAAGAAGCTCCTGTCGCTGAACCCGTCGCTGCCAAAGCGGAATAG
- the tsf gene encoding translation elongation factor Ts: MAEVTAQLVKQLRERTGAGMMECKNALVEANGNLDEAEVILRKRGAAAAAKKSTRSAKQGLIAIEIAPDAKSAVIVEVNCESDFVARTDDFQSLAADIASQVAASQAETVEALLAEPFVKDSATTVGDYIKTKIAKVGENIVVQRFERLAIDSGAITSYTHPGSQLAVAIVLKTNGEATHEEFLALGKDLAMQVAAADPKYVRRDQVDQAHLAKEADIARDRARNEGKPDKILDKIVEGRLSKFYEEVCLIEQPFIKDNSLTVTELVKQKGSVVGGAIEVAHFVRFKVGETQSGEEAAAE, from the coding sequence ATGGCGGAAGTAACCGCTCAACTCGTTAAGCAACTTCGCGAGCGCACCGGCGCTGGGATGATGGAATGCAAGAATGCGCTCGTGGAAGCGAACGGAAATTTGGATGAGGCGGAAGTAATCCTGCGCAAGCGCGGAGCTGCTGCCGCTGCCAAGAAATCGACCCGTTCGGCCAAGCAGGGCTTGATCGCAATCGAAATTGCTCCGGATGCAAAGTCGGCCGTGATCGTGGAAGTCAATTGTGAATCGGATTTCGTCGCCCGTACAGACGACTTCCAGTCGCTCGCAGCGGATATCGCTTCGCAGGTTGCCGCCTCTCAGGCCGAAACCGTTGAAGCCCTCCTTGCAGAGCCCTTCGTCAAGGACTCCGCCACCACCGTCGGCGACTACATCAAGACCAAGATCGCCAAGGTCGGCGAAAACATCGTCGTCCAGCGCTTTGAACGTCTGGCAATCGATAGCGGTGCGATCACCAGCTACACCCATCCGGGCAGCCAGTTGGCGGTAGCGATTGTATTGAAGACCAACGGGGAAGCCACTCACGAAGAATTCCTCGCTCTCGGCAAGGACCTCGCCATGCAAGTGGCCGCGGCCGATCCGAAGTATGTGCGTCGCGATCAGGTGGATCAAGCGCACTTGGCCAAGGAAGCCGACATTGCCCGCGACCGCGCGCGCAACGAAGGCAAGCCGGACAAGATCCTCGATAAGATCGTTGAAGGCCGTCTTTCGAAGTTCTATGAGGAAGTTTGTCTCATCGAACAGCCTTTCATCAAGGACAACTCTCTGACCGTTACAGAGTTGGTCAAGCAGAAGGGTTCTGTGGTGGGTGGGGCGATTGAAGTTGCTCACTTCGTTCGCTTCAAAGTCGGCGAAACTCAGTCTGGCGAAGAAGCGGCAGCGGAATAG
- the pyrH gene encoding UMP kinase: protein MPSYRRIVLKLSGEVMAGPQGFGIDNDTVNAFAQEISEVHKTGVEIGLVVGGGNIFRGVNAAAKSMDRVAADHMGMLSTVINGLALQDALERAGSPTRLMTAIQMPSVAEPYIRRRAIRHLEKGRIVLFAAGTSNPFFSTDSAAALRALEIHAQVLAKATKVDGVYDKDPMKHDDAVRYSTISYTEVLSKGLRILDASAVAMCRDNGLPISVFNSNIRGNIMRMALGEQIGTLIHEVK, encoded by the coding sequence ATGCCAAGCTACCGGCGTATCGTCTTGAAACTTTCGGGCGAGGTCATGGCCGGGCCCCAAGGCTTTGGCATTGATAACGACACCGTAAACGCTTTTGCTCAAGAGATCTCCGAGGTACACAAGACAGGCGTTGAAATTGGACTGGTAGTCGGCGGTGGAAACATCTTCCGGGGTGTGAACGCCGCCGCTAAGTCCATGGATCGGGTGGCAGCAGACCATATGGGGATGCTGTCTACGGTCATCAATGGTCTGGCCCTTCAGGATGCTCTCGAGCGTGCCGGTTCGCCCACGCGGTTGATGACGGCCATCCAAATGCCCTCTGTGGCAGAGCCGTATATCCGCCGCCGTGCGATCCGCCATCTCGAAAAAGGCCGTATCGTTCTCTTTGCCGCTGGCACCTCCAACCCCTTCTTCTCTACCGATTCCGCTGCTGCGCTCCGTGCTCTTGAAATCCACGCCCAAGTCCTGGCGAAGGCCACGAAGGTCGATGGAGTCTATGATAAAGACCCAATGAAGCACGATGATGCGGTGCGGTATTCCACAATTTCCTACACCGAGGTTCTCTCCAAAGGGCTGCGCATCCTCGATGCGTCTGCCGTCGCCATGTGTCGCGATAATGGTCTTCCGATCTCGGTGTTCAATTCCAACATCCGTGGCAATATAATGCGAATGGCTCTTGGAGAGCAAATCGGAACTCTGATTCACGAAGTCAAATGA
- the frr gene encoding ribosome recycling factor, with protein MSETFTTTKQIETSAKTRMEKALADLAHSMSTVRTGRANANMLEGVRVDYFGTPTPVNQVGTVSVPEAGLITIAPWDSSMIGPIEKAIRNAELGVNPSNDGKLIRLPIPPLNEERRKELAKKLHGMAEDHRVALRNIRRDSNDQVKKLLKDKAISEDDEKRSLDEIQKLTDASIKKLDEAAKSKEKEIMEIR; from the coding sequence ATGAGCGAAACATTTACAACTACCAAACAGATTGAGACCAGTGCGAAAACCCGGATGGAGAAGGCACTCGCCGATCTCGCGCATTCGATGAGCACGGTCCGCACCGGACGCGCCAATGCGAACATGCTCGAAGGTGTTCGTGTCGATTACTTCGGCACGCCAACGCCGGTCAATCAGGTCGGCACGGTAAGCGTTCCTGAAGCAGGCTTGATCACGATCGCCCCCTGGGATTCCTCAATGATCGGGCCGATCGAGAAGGCCATTCGCAACGCCGAGCTCGGCGTCAATCCGTCCAACGATGGCAAGCTGATTCGTCTGCCGATTCCGCCGTTGAACGAAGAGCGGCGCAAGGAGCTGGCGAAGAAGCTTCATGGTATGGCCGAAGATCATCGTGTTGCGTTGCGCAATATCCGCCGCGATTCGAACGATCAGGTCAAGAAGCTGCTCAAGGATAAGGCGATCAGCGAAGACGATGAAAAGCGCTCGCTCGACGAGATCCAGAAGCTGACCGATGCTTCGATCAAGAAGCTGGATGAGGCCGCGAAATCCAAGGAAAAAGAAATCATGGAAATCCGTTAA
- the rfbB gene encoding dTDP-glucose 4,6-dehydratase → MKILVTGGAGFIGSAFIRLTMDAHPEFSVVNLDKLTYAGNLENLKTIEGNPRYRFVRADVCDAAAVDAAFVEHRPDAVVHFAAESHVDRSILSPEPVVSTNFMGSFQILEAAKRHRIGRYVHVSTDEVYGSIPEPLDADESYPLIASSPYSSSKAGSDLLALSYAKTFGFPVMVTRASNNYGPYQFPEKLIPLMISNALEDQALPIYGDGMQVRDWLYVDDHCRAIHAVLAKGEPGEVYNVGGSRALANLEVVHRILKITGKPESLMKTVKDRPGHDRRYAITSEKLEKTTGWRAEMDFELGLQSTIEWYVQNRDWVARVKSGSYRDYYERNYTQR, encoded by the coding sequence ATGAAAATTCTTGTGACTGGGGGAGCCGGATTCATCGGATCGGCGTTTATCCGCTTGACGATGGATGCGCACCCGGAGTTCAGCGTCGTCAACCTCGATAAGCTGACCTATGCGGGCAATCTCGAGAATCTGAAGACGATCGAAGGCAATCCGCGCTACCGCTTTGTACGAGCCGATGTCTGCGATGCCGCAGCGGTAGATGCCGCCTTTGTGGAACATCGTCCGGACGCCGTGGTGCACTTTGCCGCCGAGAGCCATGTCGACCGCAGTATCCTTTCGCCCGAACCCGTCGTGTCGACAAATTTCATGGGGAGCTTCCAGATACTGGAAGCGGCCAAGAGGCATCGGATTGGCCGTTATGTGCATGTTTCAACGGACGAGGTCTACGGGAGCATTCCTGAGCCTCTGGACGCCGATGAGAGCTATCCTCTCATCGCATCAAGCCCTTACTCTTCCTCCAAAGCAGGCAGCGACCTGCTGGCCCTGAGCTACGCCAAGACCTTTGGCTTTCCAGTGATGGTGACACGTGCCTCGAACAACTACGGGCCTTACCAGTTTCCTGAGAAGCTGATTCCGCTGATGATCTCCAATGCACTCGAGGATCAGGCACTGCCGATCTATGGCGATGGAATGCAAGTGCGGGACTGGCTTTATGTTGATGACCACTGCCGGGCGATCCATGCCGTGCTGGCCAAGGGTGAGCCAGGTGAAGTGTATAACGTCGGCGGCAGCCGGGCTCTGGCCAATCTTGAGGTGGTGCACCGGATTCTGAAGATCACGGGCAAGCCGGAATCGTTAATGAAAACGGTGAAGGACCGTCCGGGACACGATCGCCGCTATGCGATCACCAGCGAGAAGCTGGAGAAGACAACCGGGTGGCGCGCCGAGATGGATTTTGAACTTGGGCTGCAGTCCACCATCGAATGGTATGTGCAGAATCGCGATTGGGTCGCGCGCGTGAAAAGCGGCAGCTATCGCGATTACTACGAGCGCAATTACACCCAACGCTAA
- a CDS encoding dTDP-4-dehydrorhamnose 3,5-epimerase family protein, with protein MSEPKILMPELWAEANTPGIGAIVRATTDKGVIAGVEISPYPIFPDDRGYFLEVARIGQGLVSQFPAATTQVSAALSYPGTIKAFHYHRHQTDFWVPVMGVFQVGLVDLREDSPTFRMKNTIYCGGLKPLQIIIPPGVGHGYKVVSPENGMLVYVTDRQYNPADEGRIVYNHSSIAYDWETQFK; from the coding sequence ATGAGTGAACCGAAAATCCTGATGCCGGAATTGTGGGCGGAAGCAAACACCCCAGGCATCGGCGCCATCGTGCGCGCCACCACTGACAAGGGCGTCATTGCTGGTGTAGAAATCTCCCCTTATCCGATTTTTCCTGATGACCGCGGCTACTTCCTCGAGGTGGCCCGCATTGGGCAAGGACTGGTGTCGCAGTTCCCCGCGGCAACCACACAGGTGTCTGCCGCGCTGAGCTATCCAGGCACGATTAAGGCATTCCACTATCATCGGCACCAGACGGACTTCTGGGTGCCGGTGATGGGAGTCTTTCAAGTGGGGCTGGTTGATCTGCGGGAAGACTCGCCGACCTTCCGGATGAAGAATACGATCTACTGCGGCGGGTTGAAGCCGCTGCAGATCATCATTCCACCGGGCGTCGGGCACGGCTATAAGGTGGTGAGCCCCGAAAACGGCATGCTGGTCTATGTGACCGATCGCCAGTACAATCCAGCGGACGAAGGCCGGATCGTTTATAACCACTCTTCGATCGCCTACGACTGGGAAACCCAATTCAAATGA
- a CDS encoding sugar phosphate nucleotidyltransferase: protein MKGVVLAGGTGSRLFPLTKVTNKHLMPIYDKPMIYYPVQTLVAAGIDEIMVVTGGRSSGDFLRLLGNGKDFGLKHLNYAYQDGEGGIADALSLAEHFADGDKICVILGDNIIEKDIRAAADAFRKQEKGAKILLKEVQDAERFGVAEMRGDKIVGIEEKPVRPKSNYAVTGIYMYDGSVFDKVNRLIPSDRNELEITDVNNFYIREGTMTYDFLDGWWTDAGTFESLLRAANLVAQTQNKQ, encoded by the coding sequence ATGAAGGGCGTCGTATTAGCGGGCGGCACGGGCAGCCGATTGTTCCCGCTCACCAAAGTCACCAACAAGCACCTGATGCCCATCTATGACAAGCCGATGATCTACTACCCGGTGCAAACGCTGGTGGCAGCGGGCATCGACGAGATCATGGTGGTTACAGGTGGACGGAGTTCCGGAGATTTTCTGCGCCTTTTAGGCAACGGAAAAGACTTCGGATTGAAACACCTGAACTATGCCTACCAAGATGGCGAAGGCGGGATTGCCGATGCGCTCAGCCTGGCTGAGCACTTTGCCGATGGCGACAAGATCTGCGTGATTCTCGGCGATAACATCATCGAGAAGGACATTCGCGCCGCCGCCGATGCGTTTCGCAAGCAGGAGAAGGGCGCCAAGATCCTGCTGAAAGAGGTGCAGGACGCCGAACGCTTTGGCGTGGCCGAGATGCGTGGCGACAAGATTGTCGGCATCGAAGAGAAACCAGTGCGCCCGAAATCGAACTACGCCGTCACCGGAATCTATATGTACGACGGCAGCGTGTTTGACAAGGTGAACCGCCTGATTCCGAGCGATCGCAACGAGCTGGAAATCACCGACGTCAACAACTTCTATATTCGCGAAGGCACGATGACCTACGACTTTCTCGATGGCTGGTGGACCGACGCTGGCACCTTTGAGTCGCTCCTTCGTGCGGCTAATCTCGTCGCGCAAACCCAAAACAAACAATGA
- a CDS encoding Ig-like domain-containing protein — translation MPFLLLLLVSISLHGQSILSVSPSGNGAGLEPLIRVQFSGPIDPNTLRDRISIEWGEPQQTAGFSTYPTGYRMPINQVAWDPATNTAYVKPDEALEHDRNYTVHISNFLTDHVTHFHTKNVTSTILARDLGPAGSLRPLSNGIIDLNEVQSISLLNQTSADEKATLSETAFPVPPAFLSTLGLRRMAFFRYESPRGDTVDVHAWIPNSPAPRGGYPVVLVGHGLTDHRFSGPTIIASSVIAKSVVLSINAVGHGYGPASKIRFDTKSGETILLPAAGRGIDLNHDQVIAPGEGCIVMTGELPDFIDRCLRETALDYRKLVREIQQGIDLDGDGTSDLDPNKIQYIGQSLGAMYGTILLAIEPGIEAGVLNVGGGSTIETARTSTVLRPLLQQYVAAVAPALADLPDPLTARYQPAQLLTDPRSGPYLELLDRLSTAGTEAAPASFAPFLKQATLYGNPIKRVLFQYALGDQYVANSANGQLIRAAFEYDLVSLYRHDLAKKAIPSLPGDPHIFLVGFADFSQPGSLLIALASLAQAGAFLDSGLREVPDVNAIVRGYFGTNLFEVPSFIP, via the coding sequence ATGCCCTTTCTGCTCTTACTGCTCGTTTCGATTTCTCTTCACGGACAGTCCATCCTCTCTGTCTCCCCCTCAGGCAATGGCGCCGGTTTGGAGCCACTCATTCGTGTCCAGTTTTCTGGTCCGATCGATCCCAACACGCTGCGGGATCGCATCTCGATCGAATGGGGAGAACCCCAGCAGACCGCCGGCTTTAGTACCTACCCCACTGGCTACCGGATGCCGATTAATCAGGTGGCTTGGGATCCGGCAACGAACACGGCCTACGTGAAACCAGACGAAGCACTCGAGCACGATCGCAATTACACCGTACACATATCGAACTTCCTCACGGACCATGTCACCCACTTCCACACAAAGAATGTTACGTCGACGATCCTGGCTCGGGATCTTGGTCCTGCCGGTTCGCTGCGCCCGCTCTCGAATGGAATCATCGATCTCAACGAAGTGCAGTCCATCTCGCTCCTCAACCAGACCAGTGCTGATGAGAAGGCCACGCTCTCCGAGACTGCCTTCCCGGTGCCGCCTGCATTTCTGAGTACGCTCGGGCTCCGGCGCATGGCCTTCTTCCGCTATGAGAGTCCCCGGGGAGACACCGTAGATGTCCATGCCTGGATTCCCAATTCCCCTGCGCCGCGGGGAGGTTATCCGGTTGTTTTGGTGGGACACGGACTGACGGACCATCGCTTTTCCGGACCCACCATCATTGCTTCTTCCGTGATTGCCAAATCTGTCGTCCTGTCGATCAATGCTGTTGGCCATGGTTATGGGCCTGCTTCGAAGATCCGTTTTGACACAAAGAGTGGCGAAACGATTCTTCTCCCTGCTGCGGGGCGGGGAATCGACCTCAATCACGATCAGGTGATCGCTCCCGGCGAAGGCTGCATCGTGATGACAGGGGAGCTGCCGGACTTCATCGATCGCTGCTTGCGCGAGACCGCGCTCGACTATCGAAAGCTGGTGCGCGAGATCCAACAGGGCATCGACCTTGATGGGGACGGCACGAGCGATCTCGACCCGAACAAGATTCAATACATTGGCCAGTCCCTCGGTGCGATGTACGGGACGATCTTGCTCGCCATCGAGCCTGGCATTGAAGCCGGAGTTCTCAATGTCGGGGGCGGCAGCACGATTGAGACGGCCCGCACCAGCACAGTCTTACGCCCCTTGTTGCAACAGTATGTTGCCGCGGTTGCTCCTGCTCTTGCCGATCTTCCCGATCCTCTGACGGCCCGCTACCAACCCGCACAGTTGCTCACGGACCCCAGGAGTGGCCCCTATCTCGAACTCCTCGATCGCCTTTCCACCGCTGGAACCGAAGCCGCGCCCGCCTCCTTTGCGCCCTTCCTCAAGCAGGCCACGCTCTATGGCAATCCGATCAAACGTGTTCTCTTCCAGTACGCGTTGGGAGATCAGTACGTAGCGAATTCTGCCAATGGTCAGCTCATCCGCGCGGCCTTTGAATATGATCTGGTCTCGCTCTACCGGCATGATCTTGCGAAGAAAGCGATTCCTTCTCTTCCCGGCGATCCGCACATCTTCCTGGTAGGTTTTGCTGATTTCTCGCAGCCTGGTTCCTTGTTGATCGCTTTAGCCAGCCTTGCCCAGGCAGGCGCGTTTCTGGATTCTGGCTTGCGTGAGGTTCCGGATGTCAATGCCATTGTGCGAGGCTACTTCGGCACGAATCTATTTGAAGTTCCGTCTTTCATCCCATAA
- a CDS encoding DUF1648 domain-containing protein, whose amino-acid sequence MLHIRELFSFGLLLAAIGFFASHWQELPNRVPIHYGISGEPDRWSSKDSLWILPVVTLGAYLLLTLSIRFPFLINLPSGVDREQPEVKAILPSMMGVLKLALMMILGYLIWASVQTAMGQANGLGRAFLPVSLLLIAVPILYYWRLLKPYRK is encoded by the coding sequence ATGCTTCACATCCGGGAACTCTTCTCTTTTGGGTTGTTGCTAGCCGCAATTGGATTCTTTGCCTCACACTGGCAGGAGCTACCCAATCGGGTTCCAATTCATTACGGCATCTCAGGAGAGCCAGATCGATGGAGTAGTAAAGACTCGCTCTGGATTCTCCCGGTCGTTACGCTCGGTGCCTATCTGCTCCTCACGCTTTCGATTCGCTTTCCCTTCCTGATCAACTTGCCTTCTGGGGTCGACCGCGAGCAACCGGAAGTGAAAGCCATCCTGCCATCGATGATGGGCGTGTTGAAGCTTGCCTTGATGATGATTTTGGGCTACTTGATCTGGGCGTCCGTTCAGACAGCGATGGGACAAGCAAATGGACTCGGCCGGGCTTTCCTGCCCGTCTCTCTGCTCCTGATTGCCGTCCCAATCCTCTACTATTGGCGCCTACTCAAGCCCTATCGGAAATAG
- a CDS encoding DUF2809 domain-containing protein produces the protein MGWILGVVALGLFSRVMPIGWVLWDKYLGDALYAAMVFLLLGACFRLGVWPNALCSMSLMTAIECFQLTGLPAAWVQSPALGWQLIGRAVGTSFSMFDLTAYAVGVLLIAAISDRA, from the coding sequence TTGGGATGGATCCTGGGGGTTGTTGCTCTCGGTCTGTTCTCGCGCGTGATGCCAATCGGTTGGGTGCTTTGGGATAAGTATCTTGGAGATGCGCTCTATGCAGCGATGGTGTTTCTGCTGCTGGGCGCTTGCTTCCGCCTGGGCGTCTGGCCCAATGCACTCTGCTCCATGAGTCTGATGACTGCAATCGAGTGCTTTCAGTTGACTGGTCTTCCAGCTGCTTGGGTTCAGAGTCCGGCTTTGGGTTGGCAACTCATCGGACGCGCCGTGGGAACAAGCTTCAGTATGTTTGATCTCACGGCCTATGCAGTTGGCGTTTTGCTCATTGCCGCTATTTCCGATAGGGCTTGA